TGCAGGAGGACCTCCGCGAGGTCGTCCGCCCATGCGCCCCCACGACCCAGACCGGTGTCGGCCTTGATGTGGATCCGGGCCGTCGAGCCGACCTCGCGGGCCGCCGCGGCGATCTCGGTCAGGGCCCACGGGGCGCCTGCGGAGAGGGTCAGGTCGGCACGGATCGCTGCCGAGAGGTCCGCCCCCGGCGGGAAGAGCCAGGTGAGCACGGGCGCGGTGATGCCCGCTGCCCGGGCGGCCAACGCCTCGGACAGCTGGGCGATCGCGAGGTAGGTGGCACCTCCCGCGAGAGCCGCTCGTGCGACGGGGGCGAGGCCGTGACCGTAGGCATCGCCCTTGATCACGGCCATGACGTCGGCGTCGCCGGCGAGGCGCGCGAGCTGGGCGACGTTGTCGCTGATCGCGTCGAGGTCGATGTCCGCCCACGCCGAGAGGCCCCGCGTGGAGGCATCGGTCGGCAGCACCGACGAGGTCGCGACGGAGGGAAGGGCTGGGTGCGGTGTCGAGGTGTCCATGAGCCGTCGGCCAGTCTAGGCCGCGGAAGGGGTGCAGGATGGCAGGCATGACCTATCGCACCGATGACTACCACGCCGCGGGCACCCGCTACGACACGATGGACTACCGCCGTTGCGGCCGGTCCGGGCTGGTCCTGCCGCCGATCTCCCTGGGTATGTGGCACAACTTCGGGGACGGCGAGTCGCTGGGGACGCAGCGCGCCGTCCTGCGTCGTGCCTTCGACCTGGGGGTGACGCACTTCGACCTCGCGAACAACTATGGCCCGCCCTACGGCTCGGCGGAGCGCAACTTCGGGACGATCTTCGCCGAGGACTTCCGCCCCTACCGCGACGAGATGATCATCTCGACCAAGGCCGGCTGGGACATGTGGCCCGGGCCCTACGGCCAGGGTGGCGGATCGCGCAAGTACCTCCTCGCCTCGCTGGACCAGTCGCTGCACCGGCTGGGGCTCGAGTACGTCGACATCTTCTACAGCCACCGCTTCGACCCGGACACTCCGCTCGAGGAGACGATGGGCGCGCTGGACGCGGCCGTGCGGGCCGGCAAGGCGCTCTACGTGGGCATCTCCTCCTACGGGTCGCAGCGCACGCGTGAGGCCTACGCGATCCTGCGTGAGCTGGGTACCCCGCTGCTCATCCACCAGCCGTCGTACTCGATGATCAACCGGTGGATCGAGGACGACCTCCTCGACACCCTCGAGGACCTCGGTGTCGGGTCGATTGCGTTCTCGCCACTGGCACAGGGTCTGCTGACCGGCAAGTACCTCGAGGGCATCCCCGGGGACTCGCGAGCCGCCCGGGACGGGACCGGGGTCGCCGACCAGCTGACCGAGGACAACCTGACGCGCATCCGCGGTCTGCACGCGATCGCGCAGGAGCGGGGTCAGTCCCTCGCCCAGATGGCACTCGCCTGGGCGCTGCGCGACCCCCGCGTGACCTCGGTGCTCGTCGGCGCACGGCACGTGGGCCAGCTGGAGAACAGTCTCGGGGCACTGGAGTCGACCGGCTTCACCGACGAGGAGCTGACCCGGATCGACCAGTACGCCGTCGAGGGCGGGATCAACTGGTGGGCCGAGTCGGCCCGGGGGTGACCCCTCGTCCGCTACGCACGGGCCGACCTGCCGCCCGCGGGCCCGAGGACCGCACCGGGACCGGTCGCGTCGAGAGCGGCCACGAGCGACGCGAGGGCGCTAACCTCGAGGCATGCGCACTGTCGTGGTCAGCCTGATTGCCGCGGACCGGCCCGGCCTGGTCGCCGAGCTCGCGGCCGCCGTCGCCGAGCAGGGTGGCAACTGGCTGGAGAGCCAGATGGGACGGCTCGGCGGCACCTTCGCCGGTGCCGTCCTGGTCGAGCTCGAGGAGGAGCGGGTCGAGGGGTTGACGAGCGCGGTGCGCGACCTGCGCGACGTCGACGTCGTGGAGGTGACGGCGGCGACCACCGCTGCGGAC
The DNA window shown above is from Janibacter sp. A1S7 and carries:
- the mgrA gene encoding L-glyceraldehyde 3-phosphate reductase is translated as MTYRTDDYHAAGTRYDTMDYRRCGRSGLVLPPISLGMWHNFGDGESLGTQRAVLRRAFDLGVTHFDLANNYGPPYGSAERNFGTIFAEDFRPYRDEMIISTKAGWDMWPGPYGQGGGSRKYLLASLDQSLHRLGLEYVDIFYSHRFDPDTPLEETMGALDAAVRAGKALYVGISSYGSQRTREAYAILRELGTPLLIHQPSYSMINRWIEDDLLDTLEDLGVGSIAFSPLAQGLLTGKYLEGIPGDSRAARDGTGVADQLTEDNLTRIRGLHAIAQERGQSLAQMALAWALRDPRVTSVLVGARHVGQLENSLGALESTGFTDEELTRIDQYAVEGGINWWAESARG